In one window of Verrucomicrobiota bacterium DNA:
- a CDS encoding M48 family metallopeptidase: protein MSHHVYLPPEMDEAVRAFIRKHKRGLRWGCLAAALLALLLGGVSVWALYRGAGRVKDWMVGKAPPIRLPVQWEKKLGDTALAQLRGQFRFVTNPQVIDPLNRLAAPLFAGLTNSADRFTLFVTESKEVNALALPGGYIAFHRGLLERARTAEEIQGVLAHEMAHVELRHGVLQLAQNLGLDLVIQQLQGGENGMLDALLRNSGQLLGLKFSRDHERAADDRGWVLLEQTGINPQGMADFFAGLNAAREGVAAPPSPLLSTHPAPQERLDRLRQKAAALGPREFRSFTQEFKALQTGLGITLERP, encoded by the coding sequence ATGAGCCACCATGTCTACCTTCCGCCGGAAATGGACGAGGCCGTCCGCGCGTTTATCCGAAAACACAAACGCGGGCTGCGCTGGGGATGCCTGGCGGCCGCACTGCTGGCCTTGCTGCTGGGCGGCGTGTCCGTCTGGGCCCTTTATCGTGGCGCCGGTCGCGTGAAGGACTGGATGGTGGGGAAAGCGCCACCCATCCGGTTGCCAGTCCAGTGGGAAAAAAAACTTGGTGACACCGCCTTGGCGCAACTGCGCGGCCAGTTTCGCTTCGTCACCAACCCGCAGGTGATTGATCCCCTTAACCGCCTTGCTGCCCCGTTGTTTGCCGGGCTCACCAACTCCGCCGACCGGTTCACCCTGTTCGTCACCGAGTCGAAGGAGGTCAACGCGCTCGCGCTGCCCGGCGGCTACATCGCATTCCATCGCGGATTGCTCGAGCGGGCGCGAACGGCGGAGGAAATCCAAGGCGTGCTGGCCCATGAAATGGCCCATGTGGAGTTGCGGCATGGCGTGTTGCAGTTGGCGCAAAACCTTGGCCTGGACCTGGTCATCCAACAACTTCAGGGCGGCGAGAACGGGATGCTTGACGCGCTCCTCCGCAACAGCGGCCAGTTGCTCGGCCTGAAGTTCAGCCGTGACCATGAGCGCGCCGCCGATGACCGGGGCTGGGTTTTGTTGGAACAGACCGGGATTAATCCCCAAGGCATGGCGGACTTCTTTGCCGGACTGAACGCGGCAAGGGAAGGGGTCGCCGCTCCGCCGAGCCCGTTACTGAGCACCCACCCAGCGCCCCAGGAACGCCTGGACCGGCTGCGCCAGAAGGCGGCGGCGCTGGGACCGCGCGAGTTCCGGTCCTTCACCCAGGAATTCAAGGCCCTGCAAACCGGCCTGGGCATCACCCTGGAGCGGCCATGA